In Corylus avellana chromosome ca2, CavTom2PMs-1.0, the following proteins share a genomic window:
- the LOC132171150 gene encoding serine/threonine/tyrosine-protein kinase HT1 codes for MAEDANSWIRRTKFSHTVCHRLDSSILVPIQFTFEPERNSGLKSRPAATVKSVPNNSKIQRNPIINKQRSLSPLPETSLSDAFKEARSERKRSMTPLPRRREPEKGIRGKFVNKDSHAASNSRFPSNSSPLMHLASLKVNEKSKTRKELSWAKYFDHGGGRVNAVETVDEWCVDLSKLFLGLRFAHGAHSRLYHGIYNDEPVAVKIIRVPDDDEFGTLAARLEKQFVREVTLLSRLHYQNVIKFVAACRKPPVYCVITEYLSEGSLRAYLHKLERKSLPLEKLIAIALDIARGMEYIHSQGVIHRDLKPENVLIDQDFHMKIADFGIACEEAYCDSLADDPGTYRWMAPEMIKHKSYGRRVDVYSFGLILWEMVAGTIPYEDMNPIQAAFAVVNKNLRPAIPGDCPPAMRALIEHCWSLHPDKRPEFWQVVKVLEQFESSLARDGTLNLVQNPTFLDHKKGLLHWIQKLGPLHPTSSSTPKPKFT; via the exons atggcagaaGATGCTAATTCTTGGATTAGGAGAACAAAGTTTTCTCATACAGTTTGTCATCGGTTGGACTCTTCAATACTGGTCCCTATTCAATTTACATTTGAGCCTGAACGAAATTCGGGTTTGAAATCAAGGCCAGCAGCTACTGTGAAATCGGTTCCAAATAATTCGAAGATTCAGCGGAATCCTATTATAAACAAGCAGAGATCTTTGTCCCCTTTACCTGAAACTTCGCTCTCTGACGCGTTTAAGGAAGCAAGGTCAGAGCGGAAGAGATCCATGACTCCCCTTCCCCGGAGAAGGGAACCGGAAAAGGGAATCAGGGGAAAGTTCGTGAACAAGGATTCCCATGCAGCATCCAATTCGAGGTTTCCGTCGAATTCTAGCCCGCTGATGCACTTGGCTTCGCTGAAAGTCAATGAAAAATCGAAGACCCGAAAGGAGTTATCATGGGCCAAGTATTTTGATCATGGTGGAGGAAGGGTTAATGCTGTGGAGACAGTTGATGAATGGTGTGTTGATCTGTCTAAGCTGTTTCTTGGGCTGAGATTTGCCCACGGGGCGCATAGTCGGCTTTACCATGGTATATACAACGATGAACCTGTTGCTGTCAAGATTATTCGGGTGCCTGATGATGACGAATTTGGAACGTTGGCTGCTCGTCTAGAGAAACAATTCGTTAGAGAAGTCACCCTTCTATCTCGTCTCCACTATCAAAATGTCATAAAG TTCGTAGCAGCATGCAGAAAGCCACCAGTTTATTGTGTCATCACAGAGTATCTGTCAGAGGGTTCATTGAGGGCGTATTTGCATAAGCTCGAGCGTAAATCACTTCCTTTAGAGAAACTAATTGCAATTGCACTCGATATTGCTCGTGGGATGGAATACATTCATTCTCAAGGTGTGATTCATCGAGATCTTAAACCCGAAAATGTCCTTATCGACCAGGACTTCCACATGAAGATTGCTGATTTTGGTATAGCTTGTGAGGAGGCATACTGTGATTCTTTAGCTGACGACCCCGGGACTTATCGATGGATGGCACCTGAGATGATCAAACATAAATCTTATGGGCGAAGAGTTGATGTGTACAGTTTTGGACTCATCTTATGGGAAATGGTGGCTGGAACAATCCCATATGAGGATATGAATCCCATACAGGCTGCTTTTGCAGTAGTGAATAAG AATTTGAGACCTGCTATCCCAGGGGACTGTCCGCCTGCCATGCGAGCTTTGATTGAGCACTGCTGGTCCTTGCATCCCGACAAAAGGCCCGAGTTTTGGCAAGTTGTGAAGGTATTAGAGCAATTCGAATCTTCACTTGCCCGTGATGGAACCCTGAATCTGGTACAAAATCCTACTTTCCTAGATCATAAGAAAGGGCTTCTTCATTGGATCCAAAAGCTTGGTCCCTTGCATCCTACCAGTTCATCAACGCCTAAACCTAAATTCACATGA
- the LOC132172250 gene encoding uncharacterized protein LOC132172250, whose product MVGLSTARSTPTGSRHHREWRSCDDAHECTVPNPMQVAASLSDMVFGFLEEGEGLPESVNSEEEGCREIEDLDEDEDQKGKDDNGNVEEDKSFWENQHQLLQASLCRSNSLETRIRSAIKEALKEIRSANTACACGKPLATGCRKCLMGEVSSRLRNAGYNSAICKSKWRSSPNIPSGEHSFLDVIEKCSSKKGEVRIMVELNFRAEFEMARASEDYNQLVGRLPEVFVGKVERLSSLIKILCSAAKKCMKEKKMHMGPWRKQRYMQAKWLGACERTTSTSLLPMGFSGRLPKPKASMLTVDLLEKLPNGHCTAVEVV is encoded by the exons ATGGTTGGTCTGTCCACCGCAAGAAGTACTCCGACGGGTAGCCGCCACCACCGGGAATGGCGATCGTGTGATGATGCTCATGAATGTACAGTTCCTAATCCTATGCAGGTGGCAGCGAGTTTGTCCGATATGGTTTTTGGGTTCTTGGAAGAGGGTGAAGGGCTACCGGAAAGCGTCAACAGTGAGGAAGAAGGGTGTAGGGAAATTGAGGACctagatgaagatgaagatcaGAAAGGAAAAGATGATAATGGAAATGTGGAGGAGGATAAGAGTTTTTGGGAAAACCAGCACCAACTTTTGCag GCTAGCTTATGCAGGAGTAACTCTCTGGAAACAAGGATTAGGAGTGCCATAAAAGAAGCACTAAAGGAAATACGATCTGCAAATACAGCCTGTGCTTGTGGCAAACCCTTGGCAACCGGTTGCCGGAAATGCCTCATGGGAGAAGTTTCCAGCCGCCTCCGAAATGCTGGTTACAATAGTGCCATTTGCAAGTCAAAGTGGAGAAGCTCCCCAAATATTCCATCTG GGGAGCACAGCTTTTTGGACGTAATAGAAAAATGTAGCTCAAAGAAAGGAGAGGTGAGGATAATGGTTGAGTTGAACTTCCGGGCAGAGTTTGAGATGGCAAGAGCAAGCGAAGACTACAACCAGCTAGTCGGGCGACTTCCCGAGGTGTTCGTCGGAAAAGTAGAAAGATTAAGTAGCCTGATCAAGATTCTTTGCTCGGCGGCCAAGAAGTgcatgaaggagaagaaaatgcACATGGGGCCATGGAGGAAGCAGAGGTACATGCAAGCAAAATGGCTTGGTGCATGTGAGAGGACGACGTCCACGTCACTCTTGCCGATGGGTTTTTCCGGCCGGTTGCCAAAGCCCAAGGCTTCCATGCTGACGGTGGATTTGCTAGAGAAGCTGCCTAATGGGCATTGTACAGCAGTCGAAGTTGTGTGA
- the LOC132172783 gene encoding transcription factor IIIB 60 kDa subunit yields MALPICARCKPTVVYDDGSRCCEVCGKVVYQDLYTEEPTFVKGAGGESQVAGTLVKSILSCYPESFRRTLDKGRDEIERMVTAFNISGGDSIINPACAFYRIALERSFTRGRRTEQVAAACLYIACRVAKDPKPFLLIDFSELLGINVYVLGAVFLQLCQLLSLGQHPTIVKPVDPSLYIPRFAEKLLKERNMRVCETALRIIASMKRDWIQTGRKPSGLCGAALYISALSHGYRFSKSDIVKIVHICEVTLSKRLIEFENTDSASLTIEELNKNAKACGVRVDRSQTSGEVLCEHKSKPHFAHGLCKDCYEDFIELSGGLHGGSEPPAFQRAERERMAMASANKGDESSPFMPQQETEKIEQFEKAKSFAESSQKATENERLDQREDDCTSAGTDQIEKDDVSDACQKSKNTSSFTDDESDGLSDIDDVEVSGYLNNEEEMRYKKIIWEEMNKEYLQEQAAAAAAKMEASQALYENCSDELRAAHELAAAAAAAVAKSRKERKRKQDVNTNPAQTAAEAAHQMLIKKRLSSKINYDVLETLFADKPPSDMDKKVSTSNGDGNGNGNAKGQSDGEKEHDGDGADNYDELEQGYEEDMEQEDGMGTYSNVLNFENEEDGYGYDDYDNGDDEY; encoded by the exons ATGGCTCTTCCGATTTGTGCTAGGTGTAAGCCTACAGTAGTTTACGATGATGGCAGTCG ATGTTGTGAGGTATGTGGAAAAGTTGTTTATCAAGATTTGTACACTGAAGAACCTACATTTGTTAAGGGCGCCGGAGGAGAG AGTCAGGTGGCTGGTACCCTTGTAAAATCCATCCTAAGTTGCTACCCAGAATCATTTAGAAGGACTCTAGATAAAG GGAGAGATGAAATAGAACGTATGGTTACAGCTTTTAATATAAGTGGTGGTGACTCCATAATTAATCCAGCCTGTGCATTTTATCGG ATTGCACTTGAACGGAGCTTTACTAGGGGGCGTAGAACAGAGCAAGTTGCAGCTGCATGCCTTTATATTGCATGTCG TGTAGCTAAGGACCCAAAGCCATTTCTCCTTATTGACTTTTCAGAGCTTTTGGGGATAAATGT TTATGTGCTAGGCGCTGTGTTTTTGCAGCTTTGTCAACTTCTAAGCCTTGGACAACATCCTACTATTGTAAAGCCTGTTGATCCTTCCCTTTATATACCTCGATTTGCAGAAA AATTATTGAAGGAAAGAAACATGAGGGTCTGCGAAACTGCGTTACGTATTATAGCCAGCATGAAAAGAGACTGGATTCAG ACGGGTAGAAAACCTAGTGGGTTGTGTGGTGCAGCATTATATATCTCTGCCCTTTCACATGGGTACAGATTTTCGAAGTCTGACATT GTAAAAATTGTACATATTTGTGAAGTAACGCTATCGAAACGATTGATTGAATTTGAGAATACTGACTCAGCGAGCTTAACG ATCGAGGAGTTAAATAAGAATGCTAAGGCATGCGGAGTACGAGTTGATCGGTCCCAAACGTCTGGGGAAGTGCTTTGTGAACATAAAAGTAAACCTCATTTTGCCCATGGACTTTGCAAAGATTGTTATGAAGAT TTTATTGAACTTTCTGGGGGACTACATGGTGGGTCAGAACCTCCTGCCTTCCAGCGTGCTGAAAGGGAGAGAATGGCCATGGCGTCTGCTAATAAGGGGGATGAATCAAGTCCCTTCATGCCTCAGCAAGAGACGGAAAAAATTGAACAG ttTGAGAAAGCTAAGTCATTTGCTGAAAGTAGCCAAAAGGCAACCGAGAATGAACGATTGGACCAAAGGGAGGATGACTGTACTT CAGCTGGCACGGATCAAATCGAAAAAGATGATGTTTCTGATGCATGTCAGAAATCCAAGAACACAAGTTCCTTCACTGATGATGAGTCAGATGGCCTTTCTGATATTGATGATGTTGAG GTGAGTGGCTACCTCAACAATGAGGAGGAGATGCGTTACAAGAAGATTATATGGGAGGAAATGAACAAAGAGTATCTTCAG GAACAAGCAGCAGCAGCTGCTGCTAAGATGGAAGCCAGTCAGGCCCTCTATGAGAATTGTTCTGATGAATTGCGAGCTGCACATGAACTAGCTGCAGCAGCTGCGGCTGCTGTCGCGAAGTCAAGAAAG gaGCGGAAACGGAAACAAGATGTGAATACCAATCCGGCTCAAACAGCTGCAGAAGCAGCTCATCAAATGCTAATCAAGAAG agACTCAGTTCGAAAATCAACTATGATGTATTGGAGACCCTCTTTGCCGACAAG CCACCATCCGATATGGATAAAAAAGTCAGTACATCAAATGGCGATGGCAATGGCAATGGCAATGCCAAAGGGCAAAGCGATGGCGAGAAAGAGCACGACGGGGACGGCGCAGACAATTATGATGAACTGGAACAAGGGTATGAAGAAGACATGGAGCAGGAAGATGGCATGGGAACATATAGCAATGTATTGAACTTCGAAAATGAAGAGGATGGTTATGGTTATGATGACTATGATAATGGTGACGATGAATATTGA